From the genome of Scytonema hofmannii PCC 7110, one region includes:
- a CDS encoding radical SAM protein has protein sequence MSHLNLEISRKCNQNCFYCFNSSSISERTGIVSFENWQTILGMMHESGLKSVHITGGEPFMWSKTVDLLDYAQNIGLDTSILSNGFQIQSLAKTHTEVLRKLKVAQISLDTTNPTMHDSRRGSEGAWQQAMDAIAALRELNVSVEISCVVDDENVSELLAVGNFAKSIGASLIVRPLVSIGRASTNQISYLFQKRLEKSLLELKQANVNVICDRFNYVPVTESIDEHNWQQDIFTIEPDGRFRGSKGFVYGNSSITNALELLQVS, from the coding sequence GTGTCTCATTTGAATCTGGAAATCTCGCGGAAATGCAATCAGAACTGCTTCTATTGCTTTAATAGTTCAAGCATCTCGGAAAGAACAGGGATTGTTTCTTTTGAAAACTGGCAAACAATCTTAGGAATGATGCATGAATCTGGCTTAAAAAGCGTTCACATTACAGGTGGTGAACCTTTCATGTGGTCAAAAACAGTTGACTTACTCGACTACGCTCAAAACATTGGATTAGATACCAGCATTCTCAGCAACGGTTTCCAGATTCAAAGCTTGGCTAAAACCCATACAGAAGTACTAAGAAAATTAAAAGTCGCACAAATCAGTTTGGATACAACGAATCCAACTATGCATGATTCTCGTCGCGGTAGTGAAGGAGCATGGCAACAAGCGATGGATGCGATCGCAGCTTTGAGAGAACTCAATGTTTCTGTAGAAATTAGTTGCGTTGTTGACGATGAAAATGTTAGCGAATTATTAGCTGTTGGGAATTTTGCAAAGTCTATTGGCGCAAGCTTAATTGTTCGCCCTTTAGTCAGCATAGGTAGAGCGAGCACAAATCAAATCTCTTATTTATTCCAAAAGCGCTTAGAAAAATCTCTACTTGAATTAAAGCAAGCAAACGTCAATGTTATATGCGATCGCTTCAACTACGTTCCTGTAACAGAAAGCATTGACGAACATAATTGGCAGCAAGATATTTTCACAATTGAACCTGACGGGCGCTTTCGAGGTAGTAAAGGATTTGTTTATGGTAATTCAAGTATTACCAATGCTCTGGAACTACTTCAAGTTAGCTAA
- a CDS encoding NACHT domain-containing protein, whose translation MQADHIPQEVLNFIEEAVLAERNRALSEGEKFVLSGIWQGKTYEDMAKSSEYKLSYLMQSAGPKLLKLLSRVLNSSLNKTNFRVAIEVRFKQLHPNADALLALQTMSQQSTELDQNIPKTPQNHFDETLDVSDLVFVGRKDELKEIGEYALDKQTKLTIVKGPGGIGKSSLVYRFANEQANLNKDNCEFIAIIFKSLRRPKKLNEFISELLSTCFSLQIPDTELDEVKALEQLISQLIQYLRSFRCLLILDDFQTVFKSKGLVGEYDIKQYGDYGKLVEQLAGAGHNSHIIITCREFPLKETDNELIKRPIRSIDLRGLKSDEVQTILSKRNLQPSPDQLKQLTDKLGGSPLGIRLVAADIQSRYDGSVSRYLEDIKVSDDLGIRVQELIENLTQPEQELLYRIASYGRAVAYSELPEDILSENLLARLKAYIDSLKGRSLLDLDSRRRYLVHPVIAEGSRALVIKDVLQDIHNQHFDELDALILVKATAEEQDRQEQIRSVLEPLQARLKEVFKTNQDLADHLKQCIATLQVDPERWCGYTTGNLFNLLCGLQIDIEGWDFSELTIRQANFKGVNLRYTNFENTTLVDCLLPEGLGCPDTIAFSPKEEKIAVGDADGKVRLWRFDGTSWQFDRAFEREHTGWVWSLAFSPDGELLASGGDDGIVRLWRVNGKKNRSFLLPLEHSGAVKSVGFSANFYCGSRGNDRGFIAATNDEGMVKLWDASVGFEEITDLHLKNLRGIRLAFCPKQTQRQLFAAASNEGNVQLWSCHNNQLECQWELSLHTCAIYALAFSPNGKILATGTANGSLRLWQVETGEQIQLLEHQNDDILSHDDAIWAVSFSHNGDLLASASYDGTVILWDLVDGRAVQQMKAHKGKVLGVAFNQTSRNLEHILVSASDDKTVKSWKIESSPNGEKRWRVQPTHVFEGLTSWVWNLAFSPDGKTLALACDDGQIPLLQIQQKSANQYCLERIKVLRGDFTRTWTVAFSPNGQVLASGGSDNQVKLWDLATGTQVDILKEHTDPVRSVAFSPDNRVLASTSADYTVVLWDLRELDEYLETYRRNLQEGNWRKLEGIVEAIATLTEHDGQVWSSTFSHDNRILASAGEDGKIVLRKFNNGTDDIFKLFAPPSRNPEIAINILEGHEDKIWSLAFNPDDRLLASASSDRTIKFWDVQTSKCIASLEGHTDQVHSVVFSPDGKFLVSGGNDGAINLWDVRQTKLIKTFSKKHDHWIWSIAWNTQYSLIASGSHDETVILWDTKGNEVSKFINQPFAGMNIRGIKALPEEKYRFLDLGAIEQ comes from the coding sequence ATGCAAGCAGACCATATCCCCCAAGAAGTGCTGAACTTTATTGAAGAAGCAGTATTGGCTGAGCGCAATCGCGCCCTAAGTGAGGGTGAAAAATTTGTGCTCAGTGGAATCTGGCAGGGAAAAACTTATGAAGATATGGCAAAGTCAAGCGAGTATAAACTCTCTTATCTGATGCAATCTGCGGGTCCAAAGCTGCTGAAACTTTTAAGTCGAGTTCTCAACTCTAGCTTGAACAAGACCAACTTTCGAGTGGCAATTGAGGTGAGATTCAAGCAGTTGCATCCAAACGCTGATGCATTGTTGGCTTTACAAACCATGTCTCAACAGTCAACCGAGCTAGACCAAAATATTCCTAAAACTCCCCAAAACCATTTTGACGAAACTCTAGATGTCTCAGACTTAGTGTTTGTTGGGCGTAAAGATGAACTTAAAGAGATTGGAGAATACGCTCTAGACAAGCAAACAAAACTAACCATTGTCAAGGGTCCTGGTGGTATTGGGAAAAGTTCCCTTGTGTATCGGTTTGCTAACGAACAAGCCAATTTAAATAAAGACAACTGCGAATTTATCGCAATTATCTTTAAATCTTTGCGCCGCCCCAAAAAGCTAAACGAATTTATTTCTGAACTGCTCAGCACTTGCTTTTCTCTACAAATACCAGATACAGAACTAGATGAAGTCAAAGCCTTAGAGCAGTTAATTTCTCAACTCATTCAGTACTTGCGATCGTTTCGCTGTTTGCTGATTCTGGACGACTTCCAAACAGTTTTTAAATCCAAAGGTTTGGTGGGTGAATACGATATTAAGCAATACGGTGACTACGGCAAACTCGTAGAACAGCTTGCTGGGGCAGGACATAACAGTCATATTATAATTACCTGTCGGGAATTTCCTCTTAAGGAAACTGATAATGAGTTGATTAAACGTCCAATTCGCTCTATTGATTTACGAGGGTTGAAATCCGATGAAGTACAAACTATTCTGTCCAAGCGAAACTTACAGCCATCTCCCGATCAACTAAAACAGCTAACTGACAAATTGGGCGGTAGCCCTTTAGGAATTCGTCTGGTTGCAGCAGATATTCAGTCAAGATATGACGGCAGTGTTTCCCGTTATTTAGAAGATATCAAAGTTTCTGATGATTTGGGTATTCGGGTTCAAGAGTTAATCGAGAATTTGACTCAACCAGAACAGGAATTACTATACCGAATTGCTAGTTACGGTAGGGCAGTTGCTTATTCTGAATTGCCAGAAGATATTCTTTCAGAGAACTTGTTGGCACGTCTCAAAGCATACATCGACTCTTTGAAAGGGCGATCGCTTCTGGATCTAGATAGTCGCAGACGCTACCTTGTCCACCCTGTTATTGCTGAGGGTAGTCGGGCATTAGTCATTAAAGACGTGTTGCAAGACATTCACAATCAGCATTTTGACGAGCTGGATGCACTCATCTTAGTTAAAGCCACAGCAGAAGAGCAGGATCGCCAAGAACAAATTCGTTCAGTCCTAGAACCCTTACAAGCTAGACTCAAAGAAGTTTTCAAAACCAACCAAGATTTAGCAGATCACCTCAAACAATGCATTGCAACACTGCAAGTCGATCCCGAACGATGGTGTGGCTATACAACCGGAAATCTCTTTAACCTGCTTTGTGGGCTTCAAATTGATATTGAAGGTTGGGATTTCTCTGAACTCACAATTCGGCAGGCAAATTTCAAAGGGGTCAACCTACGCTACACCAACTTTGAAAATACCACATTAGTTGACTGCCTTCTCCCTGAAGGATTGGGATGTCCGGATACCATTGCCTTCAGTCCAAAAGAAGAAAAGATTGCCGTAGGGGATGCTGATGGCAAAGTGAGGCTGTGGCGATTTGATGGTACGAGTTGGCAGTTCGATCGCGCTTTTGAACGAGAGCATACAGGTTGGGTGTGGTCACTCGCATTTAGCCCAGATGGCGAACTCCTTGCAAGTGGTGGCGACGATGGTATAGTTCGGCTTTGGCGAGTCAACGGTAAGAAGAATCGCAGCTTTTTGCTCCCTTTAGAACATAGCGGTGCAGTAAAATCCGTTGGGTTTAGTGCCAACTTTTACTGTGGTAGTCGAGGTAATGACCGTGGATTCATAGCTGCTACAAATGACGAAGGAATGGTCAAGCTGTGGGATGCAAGTGTTGGATTTGAAGAAATAACAGATTTGCACTTGAAAAATCTTCGCGGAATTCGTCTTGCCTTTTGTCCCAAGCAAACTCAAAGGCAATTGTTTGCAGCCGCTTCCAATGAGGGGAACGTACAACTGTGGTCTTGTCACAACAACCAATTAGAGTGCCAATGGGAATTAAGCTTACACACTTGTGCCATCTATGCCTTAGCATTTAGTCCCAATGGAAAAATTTTAGCAACAGGTACAGCGAATGGTTCCCTGAGACTTTGGCAAGTAGAAACAGGCGAACAAATTCAGTTGCTCGAACATCAAAACGATGACATATTGAGCCATGACGATGCCATATGGGCTGTTAGTTTTAGTCACAATGGTGACTTACTTGCCAGTGCAAGTTATGACGGCACTGTTATCTTGTGGGATTTGGTAGATGGAAGAGCAGTGCAACAAATGAAAGCACATAAAGGCAAAGTCTTAGGTGTTGCATTTAACCAAACATCTCGCAATCTAGAACACATCCTCGTCAGTGCGAGCGATGACAAAACGGTAAAAAGTTGGAAAATTGAATCCAGCCCGAATGGGGAGAAAAGATGGCGGGTACAGCCAACTCATGTTTTTGAAGGGCTCACTAGTTGGGTATGGAACCTAGCCTTTAGCCCTGATGGAAAAACGTTAGCACTTGCTTGTGACGATGGGCAAATTCCCCTACTGCAAATTCAACAGAAATCAGCTAATCAATATTGTTTGGAACGAATCAAAGTCTTGCGAGGAGACTTTACCAGAACTTGGACAGTGGCATTTAGCCCTAACGGTCAAGTCTTAGCATCTGGCGGATCGGATAACCAGGTCAAGCTCTGGGATCTAGCGACAGGAACTCAAGTCGATATTCTTAAAGAGCATACTGACCCTGTGAGATCGGTAGCGTTTAGTCCAGATAATCGAGTCCTTGCAAGTACTAGTGCAGACTATACAGTAGTTCTCTGGGATTTGCGGGAACTGGATGAATATTTGGAAACTTACCGTAGAAACTTGCAAGAAGGGAACTGGCGAAAACTTGAGGGAATTGTTGAGGCGATCGCTACTTTAACCGAGCATGATGGTCAAGTGTGGTCTTCTACATTTAGTCATGACAATCGAATCCTGGCAAGCGCGGGTGAAGATGGCAAAATTGTACTGCGGAAATTCAATAACGGTACGGATGATATTTTTAAGCTATTTGCACCTCCAAGCCGTAACCCTGAGATTGCCATCAATATTCTCGAAGGTCATGAAGATAAGATCTGGTCACTCGCATTTAATCCCGATGATAGGTTATTAGCAAGTGCAAGTTCTGATCGCACCATCAAGTTTTGGGATGTTCAAACTTCCAAGTGCATTGCTTCACTGGAAGGTCACACCGATCAAGTACATTCTGTTGTCTTCAGTCCTGACGGTAAATTTCTCGTGAGTGGAGGAAATGATGGGGCGATTAACCTTTGGGACGTTCGACAAACCAAGTTAATTAAGACCTTTTCTAAAAAACACGATCACTGGATTTGGTCAATTGCTTGGAACACTCAATATTCACTCATTGCCAGTGGCTCTCATGATGAAACAGTCATTCTATGGGACACCAAAGGAAATGAAGTTTCCAAATTTATCAATCAACCCTTTGCTGGAATGAATATTCGGGGTATAAAAGCTTTGCCTGAAGAAAAATATAGGTTTTTGGATCTGGGAGCAATTGAACAGTGA